A single region of the Devosia sp. FJ2-5-3 genome encodes:
- a CDS encoding ABC transporter permease, protein MQKKDMGLTVLIILVGTIVYLRNPLFLSPINLGNTANLIGLFGLFAIGQGFVIMTGGIDLSVGSMIALLGVVFVDMVGKYGVPWPIAALITIGAGTLMGLAHGLLITRLKMQPFVVTLCGLLIYRGVARGYTGEATAGFPFGASYPQLEWLTIGRSFGVPHCFFAMVIVAVICWVVLHRSVFGRHLYAVGRNEDAARYSGIHTGRVITAAYVICAVLTSIAAIYFAMFTKSVQPSSHGNFYELYAIAAAVLGGFSLRGGEGSIVGVVLGAVLLQELQNLVNLLGIPSSLNFAVMGAVILLGVLADQQFNRYRARRRAQRTIQHHTTT, encoded by the coding sequence ATGCAAAAGAAGGACATGGGTCTGACCGTCCTGATCATCCTGGTGGGGACTATCGTCTATCTGCGCAACCCGCTTTTCCTCTCGCCCATCAATCTGGGTAATACTGCAAACCTTATTGGCCTCTTTGGCCTCTTCGCCATAGGCCAGGGTTTTGTGATCATGACTGGCGGTATCGATCTCTCTGTGGGGTCGATGATTGCGCTGTTGGGCGTGGTTTTTGTGGACATGGTGGGCAAATATGGCGTGCCTTGGCCGATTGCGGCCCTGATCACAATCGGCGCCGGGACGCTAATGGGGCTGGCACATGGGCTGCTGATCACCAGGCTCAAGATGCAGCCCTTTGTGGTAACTCTTTGTGGGCTGCTCATCTATCGGGGCGTGGCCCGGGGCTATACGGGAGAGGCCACGGCGGGATTTCCGTTCGGGGCCAGTTACCCGCAGCTCGAATGGCTGACGATCGGGCGGTCGTTCGGAGTGCCGCATTGCTTCTTCGCCATGGTGATCGTGGCAGTGATCTGTTGGGTAGTGCTGCATCGCTCGGTGTTCGGCCGGCATCTGTACGCGGTGGGGCGGAATGAGGATGCTGCGCGATATTCGGGCATCCACACCGGCAGGGTCATCACCGCGGCCTATGTGATCTGCGCGGTGCTCACCTCCATCGCGGCTATTTATTTCGCCATGTTCACAAAATCGGTGCAGCCGTCTTCGCATGGCAATTTCTACGAGCTCTACGCCATCGCGGCGGCAGTGCTCGGTGGGTTTTCACTGCGGGGCGGCGAGGGCTCGATCGTCGGTGTGGTGCTTGGCGCGGTGCTTCTGCAGGAATTGCAAAACCTCGTCAATTTGCTCGGTATTCCCTCGTCACTGAATTTTGCGGTGATGGGGGCGGTGATCCTTCTCGGGGTTCTGGCAGACCAGCAGTTCAACCGCTATCGCGCCCGGCGCCGGGCGCAGCGGACGATTCAGCATCACACCACAACTTGA
- a CDS encoding sugar ABC transporter ATP-binding protein gives MNSKPRLAPQPAPFLAMEAISKAYPGVVALADVSMTVQAGEVLGLIGENGAGKSTLMNILGGVIAPSSGRIVIDNVVYERLSVTESHAAGIAFVHQELNVFDNLDVAANIFLGREMQFGPLGLMDLKGMREAAQPLLARVGARFGPEARVLDLSLAERQLLEIAKALSTRARLVIMDEPTSSLTISETRTLMKVIADLKAQGIAVIYISHRLGEIEECADRVVALRDGRVAGELARGGIRHEAMIRLMIGRDLKALYTPPSAPIGEVILSLNGVTTQAWPHARADLDVRAGEIVGVAGLVGAGRTELAEAIFGITPMLGGEILLDGKPFRARIPREAIDAGLYLVPEDRKRNGLVLESSVSDNIVLADLKSLSRQGIVSETHVRARAAAQCRRLDIKAVNLSQVAAELSGGNQQKVVLAKWLSMRPRLIVFDEPTRGIDVGAKSEVYQLLRGLADAGVGVMMISSDMEEVIGVSDRIVVLREGRVQGSLQRTQFSEQSVLRLAVGAN, from the coding sequence ATGAATTCCAAACCGCGCCTGGCGCCACAACCGGCGCCCTTTTTGGCGATGGAGGCCATCTCGAAGGCCTATCCCGGCGTGGTCGCGCTCGCCGACGTGTCCATGACAGTGCAAGCTGGTGAAGTACTTGGACTTATCGGAGAAAACGGCGCCGGCAAGTCGACCCTGATGAATATCCTCGGGGGTGTGATCGCACCGAGCTCGGGCCGGATCGTCATCGACAATGTGGTCTACGAGCGTCTCAGCGTTACAGAGTCTCACGCTGCCGGGATTGCGTTCGTCCACCAGGAACTCAACGTCTTCGATAATCTCGATGTGGCCGCCAATATTTTCCTTGGCCGGGAGATGCAGTTCGGGCCACTTGGCCTGATGGACCTCAAGGGCATGCGGGAGGCGGCACAGCCATTGCTGGCGCGTGTGGGGGCGCGATTTGGGCCGGAGGCGCGGGTGCTTGACCTGTCGCTGGCGGAAAGGCAATTGCTCGAAATCGCCAAGGCGCTGTCGACCAGGGCGCGGCTGGTGATCATGGATGAGCCCACCTCGTCGCTGACCATTTCCGAAACGCGCACGCTGATGAAAGTGATCGCCGATCTCAAGGCGCAGGGGATCGCGGTGATCTACATTTCCCACCGGCTGGGCGAGATCGAGGAATGCGCCGACCGAGTGGTGGCGCTGCGCGATGGCCGGGTGGCAGGCGAGCTTGCGCGCGGCGGGATCCGGCACGAAGCGATGATCCGGTTGATGATCGGCAGAGACCTCAAGGCGCTCTACACGCCGCCCTCTGCACCGATCGGAGAAGTCATCCTCTCCCTGAACGGGGTAACCACCCAAGCCTGGCCGCATGCACGGGCCGACCTCGATGTGCGGGCAGGCGAGATTGTCGGTGTGGCGGGGCTGGTGGGGGCGGGCCGAACGGAGCTGGCCGAAGCCATTTTCGGCATAACGCCCATGCTCGGCGGAGAAATCCTGCTCGATGGCAAACCTTTCCGGGCGCGTATCCCGCGAGAGGCAATCGATGCCGGGCTCTATCTCGTGCCCGAGGATCGCAAGCGAAACGGCCTCGTGCTGGAAAGCTCCGTCAGCGATAACATTGTGCTGGCCGATTTGAAGTCGCTGTCGCGGCAAGGGATCGTTTCTGAAACCCACGTTCGCGCAAGGGCCGCGGCGCAGTGCCGCCGGCTCGACATCAAGGCGGTGAACCTCTCGCAGGTGGCCGCCGAACTCTCCGGCGGAAACCAGCAGAAGGTGGTGCTCGCCAAATGGCTGTCTATGCGGCCAAGGCTAATCGTTTTCGATGAACCAACGCGGGGAATCGATGTGGGGGCGAAGTCTGAGGTCTACCAGCTGCTGCGAGGTCTGGCCGATGCAGGGGTGGGCGTGATGATGATCTCGAGCGATATGGAGGAGGTCATCGGCGTGTCCGACAGGATCGTGGTGCTGCGCGAGGGCAGGGTGCAGGGATCGCTGCAGCGAACGCAGTTTTCCGAACAGAGCGTGCTCAGGCTTGCTGTGGGAGCCAACTAG
- a CDS encoding sugar-binding protein, producing MNWKRTLSVALLAAVIAGPASAQDKQQLAFVVNAASDFWKLAEAGVKKAQEELPNYELQFRYPAQGTAALQNSLMDDLVAAGTDAIMISSADPKNSIDAFNRIAAQIPLFTTDSDAPDSNRIAYLGSSNTDAGKQAGEIAVKALPDGGKCMGFVGFLGADNAVERIAGFKEAVEGSGIELVDVRGDDVDFARARSNVDDVLAANPDITCMVGFYSYNPPKIYEALQAAGKLGQITVIAFDEDPITLGAVREGSFAGTVVQDPYQWGYQGMHLMAKYLEGDKSEIPEDGLIIVPTKVIDKSNVDAFEAELKERIGG from the coding sequence ATGAACTGGAAACGCACACTATCGGTTGCCCTATTGGCGGCGGTAATCGCAGGCCCCGCCAGCGCGCAGGACAAGCAGCAACTGGCCTTTGTGGTCAATGCAGCATCGGACTTCTGGAAGCTCGCCGAGGCAGGCGTCAAGAAGGCTCAGGAGGAGCTGCCGAACTATGAGTTGCAGTTCCGCTATCCGGCGCAGGGCACGGCGGCACTGCAGAATTCGCTGATGGACGATCTTGTGGCGGCGGGGACAGACGCCATCATGATTTCCTCGGCAGACCCGAAGAACTCCATCGACGCCTTTAACCGGATTGCCGCGCAAATTCCGCTTTTTACGACGGACAGCGACGCGCCCGACAGCAACCGCATCGCCTATCTGGGCTCGTCAAATACCGATGCAGGCAAGCAGGCAGGCGAGATTGCGGTCAAGGCGCTACCGGACGGCGGCAAGTGCATGGGTTTTGTCGGGTTCCTCGGCGCAGACAATGCCGTGGAACGCATTGCCGGTTTCAAGGAGGCGGTGGAAGGCTCGGGGATCGAGCTCGTTGACGTGCGTGGTGATGACGTGGATTTTGCCCGCGCCCGTTCTAATGTGGATGACGTGCTCGCGGCCAATCCAGACATCACCTGCATGGTTGGGTTCTATTCCTACAATCCGCCGAAAATCTACGAAGCGCTGCAGGCGGCGGGAAAGCTCGGCCAAATCACCGTCATCGCCTTTGACGAGGACCCAATCACCCTGGGTGCGGTCCGCGAGGGCAGTTTTGCCGGAACGGTTGTTCAGGATCCTTATCAATGGGGGTATCAGGGCATGCACCTGATGGCAAAATATCTGGAAGGGGATAAGTCCGAAATCCCCGAGGACGGATTGATCATCGTCCCCACCAAAGTGATCGACAAATCCAATGTCGATGCGTTCGAGGCCGAGCTCAAGGAACGCATTGGCGGTTGA
- a CDS encoding NAD(P)-dependent oxidoreductase, with protein MKLLVTGITGKVGFNFLPAFLDEERFADWSIRAICNNRTITHPAVEVLRASLSDAAAMQSAMAGVTHVLHMAAVKERPDLAMDVGVKGMFNLLEAFRACPTARQFVLIGGDCSVGHIFHKYVAPITETSPRRAYRGCYALTKVIEEVMLEQYRIQYGINGCCLRAPWIMEKDDFRHVLSFRSQFGGPPWSEFFSAEEIERLAQLEAVPLLRDADGVPLQRNFIHVSDLVTAILAALDDPGADGELFNVSMAEPVDYAQVAAHLQTTRGLQVVDVPTPYFSNWLDSAKARQMLGWRPLVDLEQMIERAWAYVRPADDPRIVWYPG; from the coding sequence GTGAAGCTGCTCGTTACCGGAATAACCGGCAAGGTCGGATTCAATTTCTTGCCCGCCTTCCTCGACGAGGAGCGGTTTGCCGATTGGTCTATCCGAGCCATCTGCAACAACAGGACGATCACTCATCCAGCAGTCGAAGTTCTGCGCGCCTCGTTGTCTGATGCAGCCGCGATGCAATCCGCTATGGCCGGGGTTACGCATGTGCTGCACATGGCGGCGGTCAAAGAGCGTCCGGACCTGGCAATGGATGTAGGCGTGAAGGGCATGTTCAACCTGCTCGAGGCCTTTCGCGCGTGCCCAACCGCAAGGCAGTTCGTGCTGATCGGAGGGGATTGCTCGGTCGGGCACATCTTTCACAAATACGTTGCCCCGATCACCGAGACATCGCCGCGACGGGCCTATCGCGGTTGTTATGCCCTGACCAAGGTGATCGAAGAGGTGATGCTGGAGCAGTACCGCATCCAGTATGGCATCAATGGCTGCTGCCTGCGGGCGCCCTGGATCATGGAAAAGGATGATTTCCGCCATGTTCTGAGCTTTCGGAGTCAGTTCGGCGGGCCCCCCTGGTCCGAATTCTTCAGTGCTGAGGAGATCGAAAGGCTGGCGCAACTCGAGGCGGTTCCGCTGTTGCGGGATGCCGACGGGGTGCCCCTCCAGCGCAATTTCATCCATGTCAGCGATCTCGTCACCGCCATACTGGCTGCGCTCGACGATCCGGGGGCCGACGGCGAACTTTTCAATGTCTCCATGGCCGAGCCGGTCGACTATGCGCAGGTGGCCGCCCATCTCCAAACTACGCGCGGGCTTCAGGTGGTGGATGTGCCCACACCCTATTTCAGCAATTGGCTCGACAGCGCCAAGGCCAGACAAATGCTGGGATGGCGGCCGCTGGTCGATCTCGAGCAGATGATCGAGCGCGCCTGGGCCTATGTCCGTCCTGCCGATGATCCGCGCATCGTCTGGTACCCCGGATAG
- a CDS encoding sugar-binding protein — translation MRYFGAIAVALALAASGAAGAQAQEKKTLAIVVKGLDNPFFEQINLGCQDWAAKNPDSEYECLYTGPASSADEAGQVQLVDDLLTRGVAAIAISPSNAPAMANRLREVAPKIPVMTIDADLSEADRSLRATFLGTDNYLMGVMMAEQAKRLKPDGGTVCLQLGNVAADNINARAAGFRDTIAGSKGVSRLAGEGGWTEIEGCPVFTNDQIDLANQQMADVFTSNPDLDAFILVGGWAQFAPQAYAQVTDQVMDKLTNNELVIVAGDTLPPQVQAFNEGRSHAQIGQRPFEMGQRAPEVMMQLINGETVDDPLYTGLDVCTREEPGFCAQ, via the coding sequence ATGCGGTATTTCGGTGCGATAGCGGTGGCCCTTGCGCTTGCGGCCAGCGGTGCGGCGGGTGCTCAGGCTCAGGAGAAGAAAACGTTGGCCATAGTGGTCAAGGGTTTGGACAATCCCTTCTTCGAACAGATCAACCTGGGCTGCCAGGACTGGGCCGCGAAGAACCCGGATTCTGAGTATGAATGCCTCTATACCGGCCCGGCATCCAGCGCCGACGAGGCCGGGCAAGTGCAGCTCGTCGACGATCTTTTGACGCGGGGCGTCGCTGCAATTGCCATCTCTCCATCCAACGCGCCGGCAATGGCCAATCGTCTCCGGGAAGTTGCCCCTAAAATCCCGGTTATGACCATCGACGCCGACCTTTCTGAGGCCGACAGGTCACTGCGCGCCACGTTCCTCGGCACGGACAATTATCTGATGGGTGTCATGATGGCCGAGCAGGCCAAGCGCCTCAAACCCGATGGCGGCACGGTGTGCCTGCAGTTGGGCAATGTGGCGGCCGACAACATCAATGCGCGTGCGGCTGGGTTCCGCGACACCATAGCCGGATCCAAGGGCGTATCGCGCCTCGCCGGGGAGGGGGGCTGGACGGAAATCGAGGGTTGCCCCGTTTTCACCAATGACCAGATCGACTTGGCCAACCAGCAGATGGCCGACGTGTTCACGTCCAACCCCGACCTTGACGCGTTCATCCTCGTCGGTGGCTGGGCGCAATTTGCCCCGCAGGCCTATGCCCAGGTGACCGACCAGGTGATGGACAAGCTCACGAATAACGAGCTGGTTATCGTCGCCGGCGATACGCTCCCGCCACAGGTGCAGGCATTCAACGAGGGGCGCAGCCACGCCCAGATCGGCCAGCGGCCGTTCGAGATGGGCCAGCGGGCGCCGGAAGTGATGATGCAGCTTATCAACGGCGAGACGGTGGATGACCCGCTGTACACCGGCCTGGACGTCTGCACCCGGGAAGAACCCGGCTTTTGCGCCCAGTAA
- a CDS encoding ATP-binding cassette domain-containing protein, which produces MSTLQLDNISKHFGAIHALIDVSLTIKSGEVLGLMGDNGAGKSTLVKVIAGNFAPTSGQMSIDGGKVDFRRPIEAQRAGIEVVYQDLAICNNLSAASNVFLGREMMRQIGPFRILDYAGMRDRTAELFKRLKSETRPRDLVRRMSGGQRQAVAIARTLLSDARFVLMDEPTAAISVRQVAEVLNLIRQLRDHGIAVVLVSHRMPDVFDVADRIAVLRRGRLVADKRISTTSPEEITGLITGAIELA; this is translated from the coding sequence ATGAGCACACTCCAATTAGATAATATTAGCAAACATTTCGGCGCAATCCATGCATTGATCGACGTATCGCTGACGATCAAGTCGGGCGAGGTGCTGGGGCTGATGGGAGACAATGGAGCGGGAAAATCGACGCTGGTAAAAGTCATAGCGGGGAATTTCGCGCCCACCTCGGGTCAAATGTCGATCGATGGCGGCAAAGTCGACTTCCGCAGGCCGATCGAAGCCCAGCGCGCTGGCATCGAGGTCGTCTACCAGGACCTGGCGATCTGCAACAATCTTTCGGCCGCCTCCAATGTCTTTCTCGGGCGCGAAATGATGCGCCAGATCGGACCCTTTCGTATCCTCGATTATGCCGGAATGCGTGATCGTACGGCCGAGCTCTTCAAGCGGCTCAAGTCCGAAACCCGCCCCCGAGACCTTGTCAGGCGCATGTCGGGCGGCCAGCGGCAAGCCGTCGCAATTGCCCGGACACTTCTAAGCGATGCCCGTTTCGTGCTCATGGATGAGCCGACCGCGGCAATCTCCGTGCGCCAGGTGGCCGAGGTGCTCAACCTCATCCGCCAGCTGCGCGACCATGGGATCGCTGTCGTTCTGGTCAGCCACCGCATGCCAGACGTATTCGATGTCGCCGATCGCATCGCCGTGCTCCGCCGCGGAAGGTTGGTCGCCGACAAGCGGATTTCCACCACCTCACCAGAGGAAATTACCGGCCTCATCACAGGTGCCATCGAACTCGCATGA
- a CDS encoding ABC transporter permease, giving the protein MSADTLSEAIDRSEHRSALARITSHQTFWVFLAAVLACLALSLLTDTFASERNLFNVSRNFAFVGIIAIGMTAVIASGGIDLSVGSTVVLSAMVVAVLMSAGQPIWIGIPAALLAAILVGTFNGVLISYAGMPPFVVTLGALSVVRSLAMVLSDNKMIYEFGPDTRLLLSLGGGSTLGLPNPLIVLAILAAITAFLFKWTRWGQHLFAMGGNEQAAQLTGIPVRRLKVSVYIFSAFTAGITGVLEVGWLGGVTTNLGQGMELSVIAAAVIGGANLAGGTGTAFGAIVGALLIEVIRNSLILLGISTFWQGAFVGSFIIIAVAFDRFRSLRSSE; this is encoded by the coding sequence ATGTCCGCCGATACCCTGTCCGAGGCCATCGACCGCTCGGAACATCGCAGCGCCTTGGCGCGCATCACCAGCCACCAGACATTTTGGGTCTTTCTGGCAGCCGTTCTCGCTTGCCTGGCGCTGTCCCTGCTGACCGACACTTTTGCCAGTGAGCGCAATCTCTTCAACGTTTCGCGAAATTTCGCCTTCGTGGGCATCATCGCGATCGGCATGACCGCAGTCATTGCCTCGGGCGGCATCGACCTCTCGGTGGGCTCAACCGTTGTCCTCTCGGCCATGGTCGTTGCCGTGCTCATGTCAGCGGGACAACCCATATGGATCGGCATCCCCGCTGCCCTGCTGGCGGCCATCCTGGTCGGCACATTCAACGGCGTCCTGATTTCCTATGCCGGCATGCCGCCCTTCGTGGTCACACTGGGCGCCCTTTCCGTGGTACGATCGCTGGCCATGGTCCTCTCTGACAACAAGATGATCTACGAATTCGGCCCAGACACGCGGCTGCTGCTGTCTCTGGGCGGCGGTTCCACGCTCGGCCTGCCCAACCCGCTGATCGTGCTCGCAATACTCGCTGCAATAACGGCCTTTCTCTTCAAGTGGACGCGGTGGGGGCAACATCTTTTCGCCATGGGTGGCAACGAGCAGGCCGCCCAGCTCACCGGCATTCCAGTGCGCAGGCTGAAAGTCTCGGTCTATATCTTTTCGGCGTTCACGGCCGGCATAACCGGTGTGCTGGAAGTCGGCTGGTTGGGCGGGGTTACCACCAATCTCGGCCAGGGCATGGAATTGTCGGTGATTGCTGCGGCGGTTATCGGCGGTGCCAATCTGGCCGGGGGCACCGGCACGGCATTCGGGGCCATTGTCGGCGCCCTCCTCATCGAGGTCATCCGCAACAGCCTCATCCTCCTGGGCATCAGCACGTTCTGGCAAGGGGCCTTCGTCGGCTCGTTCATCATCATAGCCGTGGCCTTTGACCGCTTCCGCAGCCTCCGTTCTTCGGAATGA
- a CDS encoding LacI family DNA-binding transcriptional regulator, with amino-acid sequence MTEADLACEDFQATLAFGAPHHDGAAAAGVSQATVSLVLSGGKSGRLADETRKRVVEAAQRLGYKFVRRGQRIAPGGQSTIIFMADETITDPWMSLAFEGARDKALEAGINMLMGVSHGDADVETNILAGLGNLPILGLIYGTILARQVQIPQSLARHRLVLVNCYDPEHQFHSILPGDVLGGRAATEHLLHRGRTRIGFINGQQGVDAARDRLKGYKQALSSNDVPFDPALVRPGNWEPSAGYQMTRELMALDNPPDAIFCANDMMAVGCYDALRELGLAVPDDVAVIGFDDREIAQYMHPPLTTLVLPLYEMGRAAVELLLDDAGGLHSSPSRIKVECELVERQSTSTVAQLTERRLAAR; translated from the coding sequence TTGACTGAAGCGGATCTTGCCTGTGAAGACTTCCAAGCGACGCTCGCCTTCGGGGCGCCCCACCATGATGGAGCCGCTGCAGCAGGGGTATCACAGGCAACCGTGTCGCTCGTGCTCAGTGGTGGCAAGAGTGGCCGGCTCGCAGATGAAACGCGAAAGCGGGTCGTCGAGGCCGCCCAGCGACTGGGGTATAAGTTCGTACGACGCGGGCAACGCATCGCCCCGGGCGGCCAGTCCACCATTATCTTTATGGCCGACGAAACCATCACGGATCCCTGGATGTCCTTGGCCTTCGAAGGCGCGCGCGATAAGGCGCTGGAGGCCGGAATAAATATGCTCATGGGCGTTAGCCACGGTGACGCCGATGTGGAAACCAATATCCTTGCCGGCCTTGGAAATTTGCCAATCCTGGGACTGATCTACGGCACCATCCTCGCACGCCAGGTCCAAATCCCCCAGTCGCTGGCCCGGCATCGTTTGGTGCTGGTCAACTGCTATGACCCCGAGCACCAATTCCACTCTATCTTGCCCGGCGACGTCTTGGGCGGTCGTGCGGCTACGGAGCACCTGCTGCACAGAGGTCGCACTCGCATCGGGTTCATCAATGGCCAGCAGGGGGTCGACGCCGCGCGCGATCGCTTGAAAGGATACAAGCAGGCTCTGTCGAGTAATGACGTGCCGTTCGATCCGGCCCTTGTCCGCCCTGGGAACTGGGAGCCCTCCGCTGGCTATCAGATGACCAGGGAGTTGATGGCGCTTGACAATCCGCCCGACGCAATCTTTTGCGCCAACGACATGATGGCGGTCGGCTGCTACGACGCGCTACGCGAACTCGGGCTGGCAGTGCCGGACGACGTTGCCGTCATCGGCTTTGATGATCGCGAGATCGCACAATATATGCACCCGCCCCTGACCACGCTGGTGCTGCCGCTTTACGAGATGGGACGCGCTGCCGTGGAACTGCTTCTTGACGATGCGGGCGGACTTCATTCGTCCCCCAGCCGGATCAAGGTCGAATGCGAACTGGTCGAGCGGCAATCAACCAGCACGGTCGCCCAACTGACAGAGCGGCGTCTCGCGGCGCGCTAG
- a CDS encoding DUF2147 domain-containing protein, translated as MGKRGTDGFWLTLGLGFVFTVVGAQAQGVAPIEGVWRTVLASEVTIASCPEGFCGYLSKIVVPEGMLSGAEAEAAAAMPPEAFFDARNKDPALRGRPMLGLQILQLHQGSEPTVYDGEVYNPEDGNTYSGYMEMLGPDLVRLNGCVLFNVVCRGEDWVRVLPEMIDPSAVAPGS; from the coding sequence ATGGGCAAACGCGGTACGGACGGCTTCTGGCTGACGCTGGGCCTGGGATTTGTCTTCACCGTCGTCGGCGCCCAGGCGCAGGGGGTGGCGCCGATCGAGGGTGTTTGGCGCACCGTCCTTGCCTCGGAGGTCACGATCGCATCCTGCCCCGAAGGCTTTTGCGGCTATCTGAGCAAGATCGTCGTGCCAGAAGGCATGCTGAGCGGAGCAGAGGCGGAGGCCGCCGCCGCGATGCCCCCGGAGGCGTTTTTCGATGCTCGGAACAAGGACCCTGCCCTGCGAGGCCGGCCGATGCTCGGCCTGCAAATCCTCCAGCTGCACCAAGGCAGCGAACCGACCGTTTATGACGGGGAGGTCTACAACCCCGAGGATGGAAACACCTATTCCGGATATATGGAAATGCTGGGTCCCGACCTGGTGCGGCTTAATGGCTGCGTGCTTTTCAACGTCGTCTGCCGGGGCGAGGACTGGGTCAGGGTGCTGCCAGAAATGATCGACCCCAGCGCCGTAGCGCCGGGATCGTAA
- a CDS encoding glutathione S-transferase N-terminal domain-containing protein — protein sequence MTTQTKPIDAYSLPTPNGQKVHIMLEELGVPWTYHRIDIGKGQQFTPEFLAISPNNKIPAIVDPEGPGGEPISIFESGAILKYLGLKFGQFYPTDARAQVKVDEWLFWQVGGFGPMLGQNNHFSVYAPEKVPYAIKRYSDETHRLFGVLNKQLADSEYIAGDYSIADIASIGWAQSWERYGITQQDFPHVHAWLERVGARPAVARGLAYGKDIPNHDLANDKEAQKVLFNQRAR from the coding sequence ATGACCACCCAGACCAAGCCTATCGACGCATATTCACTGCCCACGCCCAACGGGCAGAAGGTGCATATCATGCTCGAAGAGCTTGGCGTGCCATGGACTTACCACCGCATCGATATCGGCAAGGGCCAGCAGTTCACCCCGGAGTTCCTGGCGATTTCACCGAACAACAAAATCCCGGCCATCGTCGATCCCGAAGGTCCGGGCGGCGAGCCGATCTCGATCTTCGAATCCGGCGCTATCCTCAAATATCTTGGCCTGAAATTCGGCCAATTCTACCCGACCGATGCGCGCGCCCAGGTCAAGGTCGACGAATGGCTGTTCTGGCAGGTCGGCGGCTTTGGTCCCATGCTCGGCCAAAACAACCATTTCTCAGTCTATGCGCCTGAAAAGGTGCCTTATGCCATCAAGCGTTACAGCGATGAAACCCATCGTCTTTTCGGCGTCCTGAACAAGCAGCTGGCCGATAGCGAATACATCGCCGGAGACTATTCCATCGCCGACATAGCCTCCATCGGCTGGGCCCAGTCCTGGGAGCGCTACGGCATCACGCAGCAGGATTTCCCCCACGTCCACGCCTGGCTTGAGCGCGTCGGCGCGCGCCCAGCCGTCGCGCGAGGCTTGGCCTACGGCAAGGACATTCCGAACCACGACCTTGCCAACGACAAGGAAGCGCAAAAAGTCCTGTTCAATCAGCGCGCTCGCTGA
- a CDS encoding glyoxalase superfamily protein codes for MTFSLDTPSAQTLKAEARALRDERSRAGLDLSHGAALEEIARRHGFRDWNTARAALPERVMVPFQVGMRVRGLYLEQPFKGLVIGVQMSGDMQTFTLTVKFDDPVNVTPDFMFAALRHRVTATVDARGISLALRGNGKPQMEVGRE; via the coding sequence ATGACTTTTTCCCTCGATACCCCCTCTGCCCAGACTCTCAAGGCCGAAGCCCGCGCCCTTCGCGACGAGCGCAGCCGGGCCGGGCTTGACCTGTCCCACGGCGCCGCCCTTGAAGAAATCGCCCGTCGCCACGGCTTTCGCGACTGGAACACTGCGCGCGCCGCCTTGCCCGAACGTGTGATGGTGCCCTTCCAGGTGGGCATGCGCGTCAGGGGTCTTTACCTCGAACAGCCCTTCAAGGGGCTGGTGATCGGTGTCCAGATGTCCGGAGACATGCAGACCTTCACGCTCACTGTGAAGTTCGATGACCCGGTCAACGTGACGCCGGACTTTATGTTCGCGGCACTGCGCCACCGCGTTACGGCTACAGTGGATGCGCGCGGCATCTCCCTTGCCCTCCGCGGAAATGGAAAGCCGCAAATGGAGGTGGGCCGGGAATAG